GACCGAACCCTGCCTCGGCCAACACCTCGAACATTCGCCGGCGCCATGTGCACGGCTCGGCGAAGACGATCAGATCGAGCGGCCTCCCCGCTTCAGGCATGTAGTCCACGCCACAGACCCATTTCAGGTCTACGCTCCAACTCGCTAAGGCATCGTCCGACACGCCTGAGGGAGACGCGATCATCACGTCGAGCTTGCCTTGGCGCCACAGGGGCTCGATGATCATGGTATTATCCACGATGACGTCGAGACTCACGTCTGGGTGAGTGCGTCGGAAGCGGCCGAGCGCTGTCGGTAACGAAGCGAGCATAGCTTCCTCTGGAAGGCCAATGCGGACCGTGCCTGCCAGAGGGGGTTGGCGCAGGCGCATGGCCGCCTCATCACCCAATGCAAGAATGCGCATGGCATAACCGAGAAATATTTCTCCTTCAGGTGTCGGCGCAACGCCCCGTCCAGTGCGGCGAAACAGCTTCTGCCCCAGCAGATCCTCCAGACGGCGTATCTGCATACTCAGACCCGATTGCGTGCGCCCCATGACATCCGCAGCGCGGCTGAGGTTGCCGAGCCGACACACAATCGCAAAGGTGCGGAGGAGATCGATGTCAACGCTTGAAACTATCATAATGCTTGATACCAGGATGATTCGATATCCGCCTATCTGAATATCGGCTTGTTTGACATCTTGGAAGTGAGCCAACCCTTCTGGAGCGATGTCCTCGATGACGACGACAAGTTCCCAACCCATGGCCCTTCTATTGGCCTTTCTTGCCGTCGTCGCTTGGTCGTCGGCCTTCGTCGGTATCCGCTTCGCTCTGCAAGAGGTTTCGCCCGGAACGCTGGTCCTCCTGCGCTTCCTCGTTGCTTCTTGCTGCTTCATTGCACTTGAACGTGCGGGCCGGATCAGGTGGCCAGCGGGGCGCGACGTGCCTACCCTGGTGCTGATCGGCGTCTTGGGACACGCGGTCTATCAATTTGCGCTGGCGGCCGCACAGGTCAGCATCACCGCCGGTATGGCCGGTGTCTTGATCGCGTTGGCGCCGGCGCTGAGTGCTCTGTTGGCGATCCCCGTCTTGGGGGAACGGGTGTCCCGGCGGGCATGGATCGGAATGGTCGTCGCCTTCGGAGGTGTCCTACTGATCAGCTTAGAGGGAGATCGCGGCTTCCACTTCGAACCGGGGATATTGCTCGGTCTCGTCGCTAGTGCGGCGTCCGCCAGCTACTTCATTCTCCAGAAGCCTTGGCTCGTCCGCTACAGCGCCATCGACCTCACGGCATATGGAGTCTGGTCGGCAACACTCGCCATGCTGGTCTTCGCCCCCGGAATGCCCCTCGCTGTCACCGAAGTGTCGCTTCCAACGGCTCTGACCGTGGCGTATCTCGGGGTCGTGCCGACAGCTCTCGCCTATACGCTGTGGTCTCTGGCGCTGGCGCGTGCACCCGCATCGAAAGTATCGAGCCTGCTTTATCTCGAACCTGTGGCCACCTTCCTGTTGGGTTGGGTGATCCTCGGAGAAATTCCCACGCCCATAACCGTCCTGGGCGCGATCTGCGCGCTCGGCGGTGTAGCCTTGGTCAACCCAGGGATCCCGCTCGATTTGTTCAAATGTATGCGCTGTTGTGGCGGAGCTACGACTTGGTCGCGAGCTACAATGATCCGTCAGCCGACTTCCGTTTCGCAAAGGAAGGCACCTGCTCGGAGGTGCTGATCGCCGAGGACGACGTCGATTGCGTCATCGGCAAGACGGAGGTGGAAGTATGATAAATTCACATTGCCCGCCGTTTTCCGAGTCGTGTTGCTCACGACGGAAAACAGGCGGCAATCATAATGACTTCTGAAGAGCATATGAATTATGGAAAATGCGAATGGGGAAGCGTAAGCGCGTTTTGCTGGCGACCTTCGGCACTCTCGGCGACATCTATCCGTTTATCGCCGTCGCTCACGCAGTGAGCCGACGAGGTCTCGATGTCGTCATTGCTGCGCCCGAAATGCATAGGGGGGCGATCGAGCGCGAGGGCATCGCCTACGCTCGCTTGAGACCACACGAAAACGATATTGTCGGCGCGCTCGGCGTCGATCTTGCCGGCGCCTTCCGCATCATGTTGAAGAACCCATATTTTATCCTGGACGAAATCTATCTTCGCTTCCTCTCCGAAACCTACGACGACACTCTCGCTGCGGCGAAAGGGGCGGATGCGATTGTAACTCATAATCTGCTCGTCGGCGCAAATTTGGCCGCAGAAGCGTCTAGCCTTCCGACTGCGAAAGTCGCGCTCGCTCCGTTGTATGTGCAGTCGGCAGCGAGTCCATCGCTGACTCCTCCCGCGCCATACATCCTTCAGCCTAATTCGCGCTCGGCGATCGGATACAACAAATTGGTCCGCTCATTCATCCGTACCGGCGTGAATATGCGGATGAAGCGCTTCCATTCGCTTCGAAGAGCCCTCGGACTTCCGCGCACGGACGAAGATTTCTTCCTCGATTTCGGGAGGAAGAACGGCGCGTCAAAACTTTTCGGTCTCTATTCCCCACGTCTCGCGCCGCGCCCGGCGGATGGACCGGCCAATATGGAGGTTCCGGGCTTTCCCTTCTACGAGCCTCGAGACGAGGGCAGGCGCCAATTAAGCGACTCTTTGAGGATTTTCCTGTTCTCGGGGAGCGCGCCCATCGTCTTCACCTTGGGGTCCTTCGCCCCACAAGTGTCGGGCGACTTCTACGACGTCAGCCTTAACGCGGCCCGCGCTCTCGGGCGTCGAGCGATCCTGCTCGCGGGAAAGAATGACGCCGCGAGGCTTTCGGCGTCGGTTGGGCCGAATGAGTTCGTCTGCTCCGAGGCGCCGCACGACGAACTCTTCCCTCTCGCCTCATGCGTCGTGCATCATGGCGGGATCGGAACGACCGCCCAAGCATTGCGAGCGGGCAGGCCGCAATTGATCGTTCCATTCTTTGGCGATCAACCTGATCATGGCGAACGGGTCCGGCGCCTGGGCCTTGGAATATCGCTGAAGCTCTCCAGCTATAATTTTCGAAGCGCCACGCGCTCTCTTGGCGAGCTCTGCGATGACAGCTACCTTCGCGCCGCGCAGGAGTTCGCCCAATCTATTCGTGCCGAACCGGGCGTCGAGGCCGTCGCTGATTGGGCAGAATGCGTTTTAGGCGTCGCAGGGCCATCGCGGAACGATTCCGAAGCAAATGCTTGTCCAATCGAAACTCCGCCTGCCAAGTCGCCGTCCGCTGTCAATCTGCATCCAAAATTGCGCACCGAATAGCACTCGCCACATGGCATCGTCGGAAGCCCGCGCGATTGCGGCAGTTGGCGGCGCAGCTCCACATATCCGCACACTGCACATTAATCGAGTTATGTTTAGCACAACATAACTCGACGAGCTCGCGTATCTGCCGTTCAGCGGCTCCGGCGGGGCGCTGCTGTTCCAGCTGCTGAGCAAGCTCTATGAGCGGACCAGCGTCATCATCACGACGAATCTCAGCTTCGGCGAATGGGCCGCCGTCTTCGGGGACGCCAAGATGACGACGGCTCTGCTCGATCGCCTCACTCACCGCTGCCACATCCTCGAAACCGGAAACGACAGCTTCCGGTTCAAGGACAGCTCGGCGAAGGCGGACAAACCTGCAAAGGAGAAGACCAAAACTTGACGACCGACTGACCCGCAAGCCATCTTCAACCCGGGTCACTTCTCAATGGAAATCCTGGGTCAAATCTCGACGGAAATCGACACCTTGTTCTCCGCTGCAATCCGTGCAGCCTTGATCCTGTCACGAAGAAA
This genomic window from Methylosinus sp. PW1 contains:
- a CDS encoding glycosyltransferase is translated as MGKRKRVLLATFGTLGDIYPFIAVAHAVSRRGLDVVIAAPEMHRGAIEREGIAYARLRPHENDIVGALGVDLAGAFRIMLKNPYFILDEIYLRFLSETYDDTLAAAKGADAIVTHNLLVGANLAAEASSLPTAKVALAPLYVQSAASPSLTPPAPYILQPNSRSAIGYNKLVRSFIRTGVNMRMKRFHSLRRALGLPRTDEDFFLDFGRKNGASKLFGLYSPRLAPRPADGPANMEVPGFPFYEPRDEGRRQLSDSLRIFLFSGSAPIVFTLGSFAPQVSGDFYDVSLNAARALGRRAILLAGKNDAARLSASVGPNEFVCSEAPHDELFPLASCVVHHGGIGTTAQALRAGRPQLIVPFFGDQPDHGERVRRLGLGISLKLSSYNFRSATRSLGELCDDSYLRAAQEFAQSIRAEPGVEAVADWAECVLGVAGPSRNDSEANACPIETPPAKSPSAVNLHPKLRTE
- a CDS encoding DMT family transporter — encoded protein: MALLLAFLAVVAWSSAFVGIRFALQEVSPGTLVLLRFLVASCCFIALERAGRIRWPAGRDVPTLVLIGVLGHAVYQFALAAAQVSITAGMAGVLIALAPALSALLAIPVLGERVSRRAWIGMVVAFGGVLLISLEGDRGFHFEPGILLGLVASAASASYFILQKPWLVRYSAIDLTAYGVWSATLAMLVFAPGMPLAVTEVSLPTALTVAYLGVVPTALAYTLWSLALARAPASKVSSLLYLEPVATFLLGWVILGEIPTPITVLGAICALGGVALVNPGIPLDLFKCMRCCGGATTWSRATMIRQPTSVSQRKAPARRC
- a CDS encoding LysR substrate-binding domain-containing protein, coding for MGWELVVVIEDIAPEGLAHFQDVKQADIQIGGYRIILVSSIMIVSSVDIDLLRTFAIVCRLGNLSRAADVMGRTQSGLSMQIRRLEDLLGQKLFRRTGRGVAPTPEGEIFLGYAMRILALGDEAAMRLRQPPLAGTVRIGLPEEAMLASLPTALGRFRRTHPDVSLDVIVDNTMIIEPLWRQGKLDVMIASPSGVSDDALASWSVDLKWVCGVDYMPEAGRPLDLIVFAEPCTWRRRMFEVLAEAGFGHRVAFTSSSMAAVQAAVENGLGVALITPEGIRDMTMRIVPHPAGLPEPVTVQYGLYARMGRTAAVEGAVGALVSGLFHGAKHS